Proteins from a single region of Labedella gwakjiensis:
- a CDS encoding DUF4032 domain-containing protein: MSASLSITSATVDPALLDLPWHLPLDEWPSETIASLPKGISRHLVRFAYLSGYVIAVKETTTEMARGEYDMLRTLQRLDIPCVDPLAVVAGRLNEDGAPLASVLVTRHLKFSLPYRALFSQMLRPDTATRLVDALAVLLVRLHIVGFFWGDVSLSNTLFRRDAGSFAAYLVDAETGKLFDGGLSNGQRENDLEIARVNIAGELMDLQAGGRVEDELDPVEVSAGIVASYRSLWKELTGSESFASSERWRINQRVQRLNELGFDIEELAIRTDAGGTTVRIQPKVVDAGHHQRRLIRLTGLDTGENQARRLLNDLDSYSATRAREGQEVDEEQMAHEWLIRVFEPVVTSIPRELRGKLEPAEVFHQLLEHRWFMSQREERDVPLAEAQTAYVNDVLRHRRDEATVINPPTESIAIPSDLDADEDDVDWRERV; encoded by the coding sequence ATGAGCGCTTCCCTCAGCATCACCTCAGCAACGGTCGATCCGGCCCTTCTCGACCTCCCGTGGCACCTGCCCCTCGACGAGTGGCCGAGCGAGACCATCGCTTCCCTGCCGAAGGGCATCTCGCGCCACCTGGTCCGGTTCGCCTACCTCTCCGGCTACGTGATCGCCGTCAAGGAGACCACGACGGAGATGGCGCGCGGAGAGTACGACATGCTGCGCACGCTCCAGCGTCTCGACATCCCGTGCGTCGACCCGCTCGCCGTGGTCGCCGGACGATTGAACGAGGACGGCGCCCCGCTCGCGAGCGTGCTCGTGACGCGGCACCTCAAGTTCTCCCTCCCCTACCGCGCCTTGTTCTCCCAGATGCTCCGCCCCGACACGGCCACACGCCTCGTCGACGCACTCGCGGTGCTGCTCGTCCGCCTCCATATCGTCGGGTTCTTCTGGGGCGACGTCTCGCTCTCGAACACCCTCTTCCGCCGCGACGCCGGCTCGTTCGCGGCCTACCTCGTCGACGCCGAGACGGGCAAGCTGTTCGACGGCGGCCTGTCGAACGGTCAGCGCGAGAACGATCTCGAGATCGCCCGGGTGAACATCGCCGGCGAGCTCATGGACCTCCAGGCCGGGGGCCGCGTCGAGGACGAGCTCGACCCCGTGGAGGTGTCGGCTGGAATCGTCGCGTCCTACCGGTCGCTCTGGAAGGAACTCACGGGCTCCGAGTCGTTCGCGTCGAGCGAGCGGTGGCGGATCAACCAGCGCGTCCAGCGTCTCAACGAACTGGGCTTCGACATCGAAGAGCTCGCCATCCGCACGGACGCCGGCGGAACGACGGTGCGCATCCAGCCGAAGGTCGTCGACGCGGGTCACCACCAGCGCCGCCTCATCCGGCTCACGGGCCTCGACACGGGCGAGAACCAGGCGCGGCGACTGCTCAACGACCTCGACTCGTACTCCGCCACCCGCGCGCGTGAAGGGCAGGAGGTGGACGAGGAGCAGATGGCCCACGAGTGGCTCATCCGAGTGTTCGAGCCCGTCGTGACGTCGATCCCCCGCGAACTACGCGGCAAGCTCGAGCCGGCCGAGGTCTTCCACCAGCTCCTCGAGCACCGGTGGTTCATGTCGCAGCGCGAGGAGCGGGACGTCCCCCTGGCGGAGGCGCAGACCGCCTACGTCAACGACGTGCTGCGCCACCGACGCGACGAGGCCACCGTGATCAACCCGCCGACCGAGTCGATCGCGATTCCGTCCGATCTCGACGCGGACGAGGACGACGTGGACTGGCGCGAGCGGGTCTGA
- a CDS encoding DMT family transporter, whose protein sequence is MTEGVKRAFPQWLGLVLAVVTGTFVAAQARINGALGAALDDGFAAAAVSFGSGLIILTIVMGFSRPGRRGLARVVGSLRDRTVPWWTVAGGAAGAFLVLSQGIAAAALGVALFTVAIVAGQTISSLVLDRIGFGPHGVVPFRTSRVLGSVLALVAVAWAVSTEFGGDKPLWLLVMPLLGGIGIGWQQAVNGRVRQVASSALTATFINFTVGTVVLLVAMAVHFAAVGLPDALPSDPILYIGGAIGCVFIGVSAFLVSHTGLLVLGLGTVAGQLVGAVLLDLLAPGAGGLHWTTVAGAGLALVAVAIASIRR, encoded by the coding sequence GTGACTGAAGGTGTGAAGCGGGCGTTCCCGCAATGGCTCGGGCTCGTTCTCGCCGTCGTCACCGGGACGTTCGTGGCCGCCCAGGCCCGTATCAACGGCGCCCTCGGGGCTGCGCTCGACGACGGCTTCGCCGCGGCCGCTGTGTCATTCGGATCCGGTCTCATCATCCTCACGATCGTCATGGGATTCTCGCGGCCGGGCCGCCGCGGTCTCGCTCGGGTCGTCGGTTCGCTGCGCGACCGGACGGTCCCGTGGTGGACCGTCGCCGGTGGCGCGGCCGGTGCCTTCCTCGTGCTCTCCCAGGGCATCGCCGCAGCCGCCCTCGGAGTCGCGCTCTTCACCGTCGCCATCGTCGCCGGTCAGACGATCTCGTCTCTCGTGCTCGACCGCATCGGGTTCGGTCCGCACGGGGTGGTTCCGTTCCGGACCTCGCGCGTCCTCGGGTCCGTGCTCGCCCTCGTCGCCGTCGCGTGGGCCGTCTCGACGGAGTTCGGGGGAGACAAGCCGCTGTGGCTCCTCGTCATGCCGCTGCTCGGCGGCATCGGCATCGGCTGGCAGCAGGCCGTGAACGGTCGGGTCCGACAGGTGGCGTCGAGTGCGCTCACGGCGACCTTCATCAACTTCACCGTCGGAACGGTGGTCCTTCTCGTGGCGATGGCGGTGCACTTCGCCGCCGTCGGTCTCCCTGACGCATTGCCGAGCGATCCGATCCTGTACATCGGCGGAGCGATCGGTTGCGTCTTCATCGGCGTCTCGGCGTTCCTCGTGTCTCACACGGGACTGCTCGTCCTCGGCCTTGGCACGGTCGCCGGCCAGCTCGTCGGCGCCGTCCTGCTCGACCTGCTCGCGCCGGGAGCCGGTGGGCTGCACTGGACGACGGTCGCCGGAGCGGGACTCGCCCTCGTCGCGGTGGCGATCGCGAGCATCCGCCGCTGA
- a CDS encoding CarD family transcriptional regulator, with amino-acid sequence MLFEVGETVVYPHHGAATIAEVKTRIIKGEEKLYLKLHVTQGDLVIEVPAENVDLVGVRDVIGKEGLERVFDVLRAPFTEEPTNWSRRYKANLEKLASGDVIKVSEVVRDLWRRDQDRGLSAGEKRMLAKARQILVSELALAEKTDEEKASTVLDEVLAS; translated from the coding sequence ATGCTTTTTGAGGTTGGCGAAACTGTCGTTTACCCCCACCACGGAGCCGCGACGATCGCGGAAGTCAAGACTCGGATCATCAAAGGTGAAGAGAAGCTCTACTTGAAGCTCCATGTCACCCAGGGCGATCTCGTGATCGAGGTCCCCGCCGAGAACGTCGACCTCGTCGGCGTCCGCGACGTGATCGGTAAGGAAGGTCTCGAGCGCGTCTTCGACGTCCTGCGGGCTCCTTTCACCGAGGAGCCCACCAACTGGTCCCGTCGTTACAAGGCGAACCTCGAGAAACTCGCCTCCGGCGATGTCATCAAGGTGAGCGAGGTCGTCCGCGACCTGTGGCGCCGCGACCAGGATCGCGGACTCTCCGCCGGAGAGAAGCGCATGCTCGCGAAGGCACGCCAGATCCTGGTGTCCGAGCTCGCGCTCGCGGAGAAGACCGATGAGGAGAAGGCGTCGACCGTCCTCGACGAGGTCCTCGCCTCCTGA
- the ispD gene encoding 2-C-methyl-D-erythritol 4-phosphate cytidylyltransferase, with the protein MSPAPTLAVIVVAAGDGTRLLAGSPKALVPLAGLTILEHALHAVFGMREPAIVVVVAPPADVEETRAIAERAAGVAAGHLRVIPGGSSRSRSVRAGLADLPSSVDTVLVHDAARALAPSSFLDTVTAAVRTSGEAVIPGLAVTDTIKQVDGTGAVVSTVDRDRLRAVQTPQGFPRDLLERAYADPDAEHTDDAATVAAVGGVVRIVPGDERAFKITTPWDLRRAELLVSRGDLRTGIGLDVHAFSEDGILRLAGLEWPGTQALSGHSDGDAVAHAIVDALLSAGGLGDIGSLFGTDDPRYAGAAGDVFLTGAVDALAEAGLVPVNVAVQLVGNRPRFSARRAEAESRLSGIVGAPVTIAATTTDGLGFTGRGEGVTAIATALVRAQAGPVLE; encoded by the coding sequence ATGAGCCCCGCACCCACCCTCGCGGTCATCGTCGTCGCGGCCGGCGACGGCACGCGCCTCCTGGCCGGCAGCCCGAAGGCCCTCGTCCCCCTCGCCGGCCTGACCATCCTCGAGCATGCCCTGCACGCCGTCTTCGGGATGCGCGAACCGGCCATCGTCGTGGTTGTCGCCCCTCCAGCCGACGTCGAGGAGACGCGGGCGATCGCGGAGCGCGCGGCCGGAGTCGCTGCCGGGCACCTTCGTGTGATCCCCGGAGGCTCGAGCCGTTCACGATCCGTCCGGGCCGGGCTCGCCGACCTTCCGTCGTCCGTCGACACGGTCCTCGTCCACGACGCCGCTCGGGCGCTCGCTCCGTCCTCCTTCCTCGACACGGTGACGGCTGCCGTCCGCACGAGCGGCGAGGCCGTCATCCCCGGACTCGCCGTGACGGACACCATCAAGCAGGTCGACGGAACCGGTGCTGTCGTCTCCACCGTGGATCGCGACAGGCTCCGCGCCGTCCAGACCCCCCAGGGCTTCCCGCGGGACCTCCTCGAGCGCGCCTACGCGGATCCGGACGCCGAGCACACGGACGACGCCGCGACCGTCGCAGCCGTCGGTGGCGTCGTGCGGATCGTTCCCGGAGACGAACGGGCGTTCAAGATCACGACCCCGTGGGACCTCCGGAGGGCCGAACTCCTCGTGTCGCGGGGTGATCTGCGCACCGGGATCGGGCTCGACGTGCACGCCTTCTCGGAGGACGGCATATTGCGTCTCGCCGGCCTCGAGTGGCCGGGGACGCAGGCTCTCTCGGGTCACAGCGACGGTGACGCCGTCGCCCACGCGATCGTGGACGCTCTCCTCAGCGCCGGAGGCCTCGGTGACATCGGTTCGCTCTTCGGCACGGACGATCCTCGCTATGCGGGGGCCGCCGGCGACGTGTTCCTCACCGGAGCCGTCGACGCGCTCGCCGAGGCGGGACTCGTGCCCGTCAACGTAGCGGTACAGCTCGTCGGCAACCGCCCGCGATTCTCCGCCCGTCGTGCTGAGGCCGAGTCCCGACTGTCGGGAATCGTCGGTGCGCCGGTGACGATCGCGGCGACCACGACCGACGGACTGGGTTTCACCGGCAGGGGAGAGGGCGTCACCGCGATCGCGACCGCGCTCGTGCGAGCGCAGGCGGGGCCCGTCCTCGAATAG
- a CDS encoding arsenate reductase ArsC, with the protein MGESPVVLFVCVHNAGRSQMAAGYMTALSGGAVDVRSGGSEPGESINPTAVAVMAEEGIDISRAVPQLMTTEQVRGADAVITMGCGDACPIFPGKRYEDWELDDPKGRPIDEVRAIRDDIRSRVERLLADLVPSAH; encoded by the coding sequence ATGGGCGAGTCCCCCGTCGTCCTGTTCGTGTGCGTTCACAACGCCGGGCGATCACAGATGGCCGCCGGCTACATGACGGCGCTGTCCGGCGGTGCCGTGGACGTGCGGTCTGGCGGATCCGAGCCGGGGGAGTCGATCAACCCCACGGCGGTCGCCGTGATGGCCGAGGAGGGCATCGACATCTCGCGGGCCGTTCCCCAGCTCATGACGACCGAGCAGGTCCGAGGCGCCGACGCGGTCATCACGATGGGCTGCGGCGACGCATGCCCGATCTTCCCAGGCAAGCGCTACGAGGACTGGGAGCTCGACGACCCGAAGGGGCGCCCGATCGACGAGGTCCGGGCCATCAGGGACGACATCAGGTCGCGGGTCGAGCGCCTCCTCGCCGACCTCGTTCCGTCGGCACACTGA
- a CDS encoding response regulator transcription factor, whose product MTSILLVEDEESLSEPLAYLLGREGYEVRVAADGPTAVEEFVTHGADLVLLDLMLPGIPGTEVCRQIRAVSSVPIIMLTAKDSEVDIVVGLELGADDYVTKPYSTRELLARVRAVLRRRGPDVDEAESVLEAGTVQMDVDRHTVTVRGAEVSMPLKEFELLELLLRNAGRVLTRGQLIDRVWGSDYFGDTKTLDVHIKRIRSRIEEKPSDPVMLVTVRGLGYRFEP is encoded by the coding sequence ATGACCAGCATCCTGCTCGTCGAAGACGAAGAATCGCTGAGCGAACCGCTCGCCTACCTGCTCGGTCGTGAGGGCTACGAGGTGCGTGTCGCGGCCGACGGTCCCACCGCTGTGGAGGAGTTCGTGACGCATGGAGCTGATCTCGTCCTCCTCGACCTCATGCTCCCCGGGATCCCCGGCACCGAGGTGTGCCGGCAGATCCGCGCGGTCTCGTCGGTCCCGATCATCATGCTGACCGCCAAGGACTCCGAGGTCGACATCGTCGTGGGGCTCGAGCTCGGGGCGGACGACTACGTGACGAAGCCGTACTCCACACGCGAACTCCTCGCACGGGTCAGGGCCGTCCTCCGACGCCGGGGCCCCGACGTCGACGAGGCCGAATCCGTTCTCGAGGCCGGAACCGTGCAGATGGACGTCGATCGCCACACGGTCACGGTGAGGGGTGCAGAGGTCTCGATGCCGCTCAAGGAGTTCGAGCTCCTTGAGCTGCTGCTGCGCAACGCCGGACGCGTCCTCACGCGCGGTCAGCTCATCGACCGCGTGTGGGGGAGCGACTACTTCGGCGACACCAAGACGCTCGACGTGCACATCAAGCGCATCCGCTCTCGCATCGAGGAGAAGCCGTCCGATCCCGTCATGCTCGTGACGGTCCGCGGGCTGGGCTACAGGTTCGAACCCTGA
- a CDS encoding DsbA family protein yields the protein MSTGDPAGQDEPVSKQDKPVGKNERREAAREKAKELRAAQRKRDLRNRVLVQGGIIVGVLAVVAIVAVIVVTSIRPASKGPANMASDGIVIGQGLTAVPTEALAAGADPIPTADDPAVAQIRVYLDYLCPYCGDFERANGEQMESLVESGAATVEIHPIAILTARSAGTQYSLRAANAAACVADSSPDSFWAFNSALFADQPAEGSEGLTDDQLIEIAGTAGATGVSDCIEDRDFAGFIQSATDRAKEGPIPGSSVAQVQGTPTILVNGKQYTGSLEDSDEFRAFVLQASSETYSTSTPTPTPTETAPADG from the coding sequence ATGAGCACCGGAGACCCTGCCGGCCAGGACGAGCCCGTGAGCAAGCAGGACAAGCCCGTGGGCAAGAACGAACGCCGCGAGGCTGCCCGAGAGAAGGCCAAGGAGCTGCGCGCAGCGCAACGCAAGAGGGACCTGCGCAACCGCGTCCTCGTTCAGGGCGGCATCATCGTGGGCGTGCTCGCTGTCGTGGCCATCGTCGCGGTCATCGTCGTCACCTCCATCCGGCCGGCCTCGAAGGGCCCGGCCAACATGGCGAGCGACGGCATCGTCATCGGCCAGGGCCTCACCGCCGTGCCCACGGAGGCGCTCGCGGCGGGTGCCGATCCGATCCCGACGGCCGACGACCCGGCCGTCGCCCAGATCCGCGTCTACCTCGACTATCTCTGCCCGTATTGCGGAGACTTCGAGCGGGCCAACGGCGAGCAGATGGAGTCCCTCGTCGAATCGGGCGCCGCGACCGTCGAGATCCACCCGATCGCGATCCTCACGGCGCGGTCGGCCGGAACGCAGTACTCGCTCCGCGCTGCGAATGCCGCGGCGTGCGTGGCCGACTCCTCCCCTGACAGTTTCTGGGCATTCAATTCGGCCCTCTTCGCCGACCAGCCGGCGGAGGGATCGGAGGGGCTCACCGACGATCAGCTCATCGAGATCGCGGGCACCGCCGGTGCCACGGGCGTCTCGGACTGCATCGAGGATCGGGACTTCGCCGGGTTCATCCAGTCGGCGACCGACCGTGCGAAGGAAGGACCGATCCCCGGATCCTCCGTCGCGCAGGTGCAGGGCACGCCCACGATCCTCGTGAACGGGAAGCAGTACACCGGGTCGCTCGAGGACTCCGACGAGTTCCGCGCCTTCGTCCTGCAGGCGTCGAGCGAGACGTATTCCACCTCCACTCCGACCCCGACGCCCACCGAGACGGCGCCGGCGGACGGATAG
- a CDS encoding nitroreductase family protein yields the protein MSTSEQPLSPADRAERFETVLDAVATRRSWSSVTSDAPSHDELSRIVSAAGRVADHSSLRPWRIVALRGDARRRLGKAIAKASKDRKPSDKPHKAPLILAVVVTEKKSHKVPRWEQEAVASGVAHTVSLLLDAAGWGVFWRTGWYTRHKAMRKAHGLAKNEELLGWLYVGGVPEGKRRGSRRPVDGERFITEL from the coding sequence GTGAGCACGTCGGAGCAGCCCCTCTCGCCCGCCGATCGGGCCGAGAGGTTCGAGACCGTCCTCGACGCCGTCGCCACGCGCCGATCCTGGTCGAGTGTCACCTCGGACGCCCCGAGCCATGACGAGCTCTCACGGATCGTGTCAGCGGCCGGACGGGTCGCCGATCACAGCTCTCTCCGCCCGTGGCGGATCGTCGCACTCCGAGGCGATGCTCGCCGTCGCCTCGGAAAGGCGATCGCGAAGGCGTCGAAGGATCGCAAGCCGTCGGACAAACCCCACAAGGCACCGCTGATCCTCGCGGTCGTCGTGACGGAGAAGAAGTCCCACAAGGTCCCCCGGTGGGAGCAGGAGGCCGTCGCATCGGGCGTCGCCCACACCGTGAGCCTCCTCCTCGACGCCGCCGGCTGGGGCGTCTTCTGGCGCACCGGCTGGTACACGCGTCACAAGGCGATGCGGAAGGCCCACGGCCTCGCCAAGAACGAGGAACTGCTCGGGTGGCTCTACGTCGGCGGCGTCCCCGAGGGTAAACGCCGCGGCTCGCGTCGTCCCGTCGACGGCGAGCGGTTCATCACCGAACTCTGA
- the cysS gene encoding cysteine--tRNA ligase, which yields MTLRLHDSRTATLRDFVPLVPGRVGMYVCGPTVQSSPHIGHLRSALVYDILRRWMSASGLTVTLVRNVTDIDDKVLQNATDTEQWWALAYRMELEFTAAYSALGILPPTYEPRATASIPQMHEIISLLVDRGHAYPSSDDSGDVYFDVRSWPTYGELTRQRVDAMEAATDADPRRKRDPHDFALWKGAKAGEPSSAVWESPWGPGRPGWHIECSAMSRRYLGDRFDIHGGGLDLRFPHHENELAQSAAAGFGFAEFWVHNGLVNVGGQKMSKSLGNSVFAADLLASARPIAVRYALGSAHYRSTIDFHDGALAEAEAAIDRIESFLERAERRLAGTRFAGSVLPTVPVEFGEALDDDLAVPQALAVLHDTIRSGNQAMDADDPQAVAVAEAHVRAMTEVLGIDPLSAEWRTAEGGDATARALDALVLRLVEERRIARANKDFATSDRIRNDLSAVGITIEDTPSGTHWSIDGSR from the coding sequence GTGACACTCCGACTCCACGACTCGCGCACGGCGACGCTGCGCGACTTCGTCCCGCTCGTCCCCGGCCGCGTCGGGATGTACGTGTGCGGTCCGACAGTGCAGTCGTCCCCTCACATCGGCCACCTGCGCTCGGCTCTCGTGTACGACATCCTCCGTCGATGGATGAGCGCGTCGGGCCTCACCGTCACGCTCGTCCGCAACGTCACGGATATCGACGACAAGGTCCTCCAGAACGCGACAGACACGGAGCAATGGTGGGCGCTCGCCTACCGGATGGAGCTCGAGTTCACGGCGGCTTACAGCGCCCTGGGCATCCTGCCCCCCACGTACGAGCCGCGCGCGACGGCGAGCATCCCGCAGATGCACGAGATCATCTCCCTCCTCGTCGACCGAGGTCACGCCTACCCGTCCTCCGACGACTCCGGTGACGTCTACTTCGATGTGCGCAGCTGGCCGACCTACGGCGAGCTCACGCGCCAGAGGGTCGATGCGATGGAGGCGGCGACGGACGCGGATCCCCGCCGCAAGCGCGACCCCCACGATTTCGCGCTCTGGAAGGGGGCGAAGGCTGGTGAGCCCTCGTCGGCCGTCTGGGAGAGTCCGTGGGGCCCCGGTCGACCGGGATGGCACATCGAGTGCTCCGCGATGTCGCGACGGTACCTCGGCGACCGCTTCGACATCCACGGCGGTGGGTTGGACCTGCGATTCCCGCACCACGAGAACGAACTCGCCCAGTCCGCCGCCGCCGGTTTCGGCTTCGCCGAGTTCTGGGTGCACAACGGCCTCGTGAACGTGGGCGGGCAGAAGATGTCGAAATCGCTCGGCAACTCGGTCTTCGCCGCCGACCTGCTCGCCTCCGCGCGACCGATCGCCGTGCGTTACGCACTCGGCTCGGCCCACTACCGCTCCACGATCGACTTCCACGACGGTGCGCTCGCGGAGGCTGAGGCGGCGATCGACCGTATCGAGAGCTTCCTCGAACGGGCCGAGCGACGACTCGCCGGCACCCGTTTCGCCGGGAGCGTCCTCCCGACCGTTCCCGTGGAGTTCGGGGAGGCCCTCGACGACGATCTGGCTGTACCCCAGGCGCTCGCCGTGCTCCACGACACGATCCGATCGGGCAATCAGGCCATGGACGCGGACGACCCGCAGGCGGTCGCCGTCGCGGAGGCGCATGTCCGTGCGATGACCGAGGTCCTCGGGATCGACCCCCTCTCGGCGGAGTGGCGCACGGCGGAAGGCGGGGACGCCACGGCGCGGGCGCTCGACGCGCTCGTGCTCCGGCTCGTCGAAGAGCGTCGCATCGCGCGCGCGAACAAGGATTTCGCCACCTCTGACAGGATCCGCAACGATCTGTCCGCGGTCGGCATCACGATCGAAGACACACCCTCAGGCACACACTGGAGCATCGATGGCAGCAGGTAA
- the rlmB gene encoding 23S rRNA (guanosine(2251)-2'-O)-methyltransferase RlmB: MAAGKNRAGAVRKTKKGPVKGTGGNGRQALEGKKPTPKAEDRPYHPAGKRKLAQDRLEQARGRGGAAPRGAASVTQNRRQDQQRKARNQDDTEIVTGRNAVVEALRARIPASALHIAARIETDDRVKEILQIATKRGIPIMEVMRPELDRLAGHDGVHQGVALKVPAYEYAHPVDLLEQVVASGKTPLFVALDGITDPRNLGAIIRSTAAFGGQGVIVPQRRSVGVTASAWRTSAGAAARVPVAMATNLTQTLKAFKEAGVFVVGLDGDGDVDLPGLDLADRPLVVVVGSEGKGLSRLVTETCDAIVSIPIGSDTESLNAGIAASVTLYEISTARARAKKK; this comes from the coding sequence ATGGCAGCAGGTAAGAACCGCGCAGGTGCTGTGCGGAAGACGAAGAAGGGCCCCGTCAAGGGCACGGGCGGCAACGGGCGGCAAGCCCTCGAGGGCAAGAAGCCCACTCCCAAGGCGGAGGACCGCCCGTACCACCCCGCGGGCAAGCGCAAGCTCGCTCAGGACCGGCTCGAGCAGGCCCGTGGTCGCGGGGGCGCCGCTCCTCGGGGTGCCGCGAGCGTCACGCAGAACCGGCGGCAGGACCAGCAGCGCAAGGCCCGCAACCAGGACGACACCGAGATCGTCACCGGTCGTAACGCCGTCGTGGAGGCGCTGCGTGCACGCATCCCGGCGTCGGCGCTGCACATCGCTGCGCGCATCGAGACCGACGACCGCGTCAAGGAGATCCTCCAGATCGCGACGAAACGCGGGATCCCCATCATGGAGGTCATGCGTCCAGAGCTCGACCGGCTCGCGGGGCACGACGGCGTCCACCAGGGTGTGGCGCTGAAGGTCCCGGCCTACGAGTACGCCCACCCCGTGGATCTCCTCGAGCAGGTCGTCGCCTCCGGCAAGACGCCGCTGTTCGTGGCTCTGGACGGGATCACCGACCCCCGCAACCTGGGCGCGATCATCCGTTCGACGGCGGCGTTCGGCGGCCAGGGCGTCATCGTCCCGCAGCGCCGGTCCGTCGGCGTCACGGCATCGGCGTGGCGCACCTCGGCCGGAGCGGCGGCTCGAGTGCCCGTGGCGATGGCCACGAACCTCACGCAGACGCTCAAGGCCTTCAAGGAGGCCGGAGTGTTTGTCGTCGGACTCGATGGCGACGGAGACGTCGACCTCCCTGGTCTCGACCTGGCCGATCGTCCCCTCGTGGTCGTCGTCGGCAGCGAGGGCAAGGGGCTGTCACGGCTCGTCACCGAGACGTGCGACGCGATCGTGTCGATTCCGATCGGCTCAGACACCGAGTCGCTCAACGCGGGCATCGCGGCGTCGGTCACGCTCTACGAGATCTCGACGGCGCGCGCTCGAGCAAAGAAGAAGTAG
- the msrB gene encoding peptide-methionine (R)-S-oxide reductase MsrB gives MAHEVKKSDAEWRDELSPEQFAVLREAATERPWTGELLDEARSGLYTCAACGAELFKSGTKFDSGCGWPSFYESVRPEAVTLIEDTSLGMKRTEVRCATCDSHLGHVFDDGFGTPTGDRYCMNSLALGFTPAAE, from the coding sequence ATGGCGCACGAAGTGAAGAAGAGCGACGCCGAGTGGCGCGACGAGCTGAGCCCCGAGCAGTTCGCGGTGCTGCGTGAGGCGGCGACCGAGCGCCCGTGGACGGGCGAACTCCTCGACGAGGCCCGTTCGGGCCTCTACACGTGCGCGGCCTGCGGGGCCGAGCTCTTCAAGAGCGGTACGAAATTCGATTCCGGCTGCGGGTGGCCGAGCTTCTACGAATCGGTCCGCCCCGAGGCCGTCACCCTCATCGAGGACACCTCGCTCGGAATGAAGCGGACCGAGGTCCGTTGCGCGACGTGCGACTCGCACCTCGGCCACGTCTTCGACGACGGATTCGGCACCCCGACGGGAGACCGCTACTGCATGAACTCCCTCGCCCTGGGCTTCACGCCCGCAGCGGAGTGA
- a CDS encoding ABC transporter ATP-binding protein codes for MSSVTFDNATRLYPGGTRPAVDKLNLDVADGEFLVLVGPSGCGKSTSLRMLAGLEEVNDGRILIGDRDVTDVPPKDRDIAMVFQNYALYPHMTVAENMGFALKIAGVGKEERATRVLEAAKLLDLEEYLTRKPKALSGGQRQRVAMGRAIVRQPQVFLMDEPLSNLDAKLRVQTRTQIASLQRRLGVTTVYVTHDQTEALTMGDRIAVLKDGLLQQVGTPRDLYEAPQNVFVAGFIGSPAMNLLTADLAEGGIKFGASVVPVDRDILSTASGKQVTVGVRPEDIVVSTDPGAGLEVVVDLVEELGADGYLYGHSEVEGKRTDIVARVDGRLHPSIGDTVHLVPAPNHIHAFDVESGERLNKAIVSA; via the coding sequence ATGTCATCAGTAACGTTCGACAACGCCACCCGTCTGTACCCCGGTGGCACCCGCCCCGCGGTCGACAAGCTCAACCTCGACGTCGCGGACGGCGAATTCCTCGTCCTCGTCGGCCCCTCCGGCTGTGGCAAGTCGACCTCGCTCCGCATGCTCGCGGGCCTCGAAGAGGTCAACGACGGCCGCATCCTCATCGGCGACCGCGACGTCACGGACGTCCCGCCGAAGGACCGCGACATCGCGATGGTGTTCCAGAACTACGCGCTCTACCCGCACATGACCGTCGCGGAGAACATGGGCTTCGCCCTCAAGATCGCCGGCGTCGGCAAGGAGGAGCGCGCTACCCGCGTCCTCGAGGCCGCCAAGCTCCTCGACCTGGAGGAGTACCTCACCCGCAAGCCGAAGGCGCTGTCCGGTGGTCAGCGTCAGCGCGTCGCCATGGGTCGCGCGATCGTCCGTCAGCCGCAGGTGTTCCTCATGGACGAGCCGCTCTCGAACCTCGACGCCAAGCTCCGCGTGCAGACCCGTACGCAGATCGCGTCGCTCCAGCGTCGTCTCGGCGTCACGACCGTCTACGTCACGCACGACCAGACCGAGGCCCTCACCATGGGTGACCGGATCGCCGTGCTGAAGGACGGCCTCCTCCAGCAGGTCGGCACCCCGCGCGACCTCTACGAGGCCCCGCAGAACGTGTTCGTCGCCGGCTTCATCGGCTCCCCCGCCATGAACCTCCTCACGGCGGACCTCGCCGAGGGCGGCATCAAGTTCGGCGCGAGCGTCGTCCCGGTCGACCGCGACATCCTCAGCACCGCAAGCGGCAAGCAGGTCACCGTGGGCGTGCGCCCCGAGGACATCGTCGTCTCGACCGACCCGGGTGCGGGTCTCGAGGTCGTCGTCGACCTCGTCGAAGAGCTCGGCGCCGACGGCTACCTCTACGGCCACTCGGAGGTCGAGGGCAAGCGCACCGACATCGTCGCTCGCGTCGACGGCCGCCTCCACCCCTCCATCGGCGACACGGTCCACCTCGTGCCGGCCCCGAACCACATCCACGCGTTCGACGTGGAGTCCGGCGAGCGCCTCAACAAGGCCATCGTCAGCGCCTGA